One window from the genome of Amycolatopsis sp. NBC_01480 encodes:
- a CDS encoding response regulator transcription factor, which translates to MTEELPGEAGPGTGRVRVAVIEDHPLYRRSVERVLEESPDVELGAVVDSVARFHVQKQPAGSVVLLDLGLPGVAGAAAVLEVCELGHHVLVVSAQAESDQVLSAIAAGAKGFLSKDVDVDELLIAIRAVAEGGAYVSAVVAGMIIKDNTERPVQRPEMELSPREEQVLRLVAAGERDIDIARILGIGVRTVRGYLDRIRDKTGERRRPGLVKEAIRRGLVGSPGRKP; encoded by the coding sequence ATGACTGAAGAACTACCGGGTGAAGCGGGGCCCGGCACGGGCCGGGTCCGGGTGGCCGTCATCGAGGACCACCCGCTGTACCGCCGGTCGGTGGAGCGGGTCCTGGAGGAGTCGCCGGACGTCGAGCTGGGCGCGGTGGTCGACTCGGTCGCCCGCTTCCACGTGCAGAAGCAGCCGGCGGGCAGCGTCGTGCTGCTGGACCTGGGGCTGCCCGGGGTCGCGGGTGCGGCGGCGGTGCTGGAGGTGTGCGAGCTCGGGCACCACGTGCTCGTGGTGTCCGCGCAGGCCGAGTCGGACCAGGTGCTGAGCGCGATCGCGGCCGGGGCCAAGGGTTTCCTGTCCAAGGACGTGGACGTCGACGAGCTGCTGATCGCCATCCGCGCGGTGGCCGAGGGCGGCGCGTACGTCTCCGCCGTGGTCGCCGGGATGATCATCAAGGACAACACCGAGCGCCCGGTGCAGCGGCCGGAAATGGAGCTCTCGCCGCGCGAGGAGCAGGTGCTGCGGCTGGTCGCGGCCGGCGAGCGCGACATCGACATCGCCCGGATCCTCGGCATCGGCGTGCGCACCGTGCGCGGCTACCTCGACCGGATCCGGGACAAGACGGGGGAGCGGCGCCGTCCGGGGCTGGTGAAGGAGGCCATCCGCCGTGGCCTCGTGGGCAGCCCGGGAAGGAAGCCGTGA
- a CDS encoding response regulator transcription factor — protein MTVEDGQEQPPRINVGVIEDHPLYRDAVARVLNEAPDIELGAVADSVARFAVQAQPPGSVVVLDLKLRGVQDAAAVLEVGQMGHKVLVVSAHAEQPEVLGAMQAGAKGFLSKDVDGDELLRAIRTIAEDNAYVSPTLAGMIIQDSEDRHAGPKIELSERERQVLRLVASGERDVDVAEILNISVRTVRSYLDRIRDKTGERRRAGFVRVAIREGLLR, from the coding sequence GTGACGGTCGAAGACGGCCAGGAGCAGCCGCCGCGGATCAACGTCGGCGTGATCGAGGACCACCCGCTCTACCGCGACGCGGTGGCGCGGGTGCTGAACGAGGCGCCGGACATCGAGCTGGGCGCGGTGGCCGACTCCGTCGCGCGCTTCGCGGTGCAGGCGCAGCCGCCCGGCAGCGTCGTGGTGCTGGACCTCAAGCTGCGCGGGGTGCAGGACGCGGCGGCGGTGCTGGAAGTCGGGCAGATGGGGCACAAGGTGCTCGTGGTGTCCGCGCACGCGGAACAGCCGGAGGTGCTCGGCGCGATGCAGGCCGGCGCCAAGGGCTTCCTGTCCAAGGACGTCGACGGCGACGAGCTGCTGCGCGCGATCCGCACCATCGCCGAGGACAACGCGTACGTCTCGCCCACGCTGGCCGGGATGATCATCCAGGACAGCGAAGACCGGCACGCGGGCCCGAAGATCGAGCTGTCCGAACGCGAGCGCCAGGTGCTGCGCCTGGTCGCCTCCGGCGAGCGCGACGTCGACGTGGCCGAGATCCTGAACATCAGCGTCCGCACGGTCCGCTCGTACCTGGACCGCATCCGCGACAAGACGGGGGAGCGGCGCCGCGCGGGGTTCGTCCGGGTGGCCATCCGCGAAGGGCTGCTGCGCTAA
- a CDS encoding helix-turn-helix transcriptional regulator, with protein sequence MTRPTARVLALLEILQSGGTRTVAELAGRLGVDERTVRRYAGHLIDLDVPVRSVRGRYGGYRLAPGFRMPPLMLTDDEALAVLLGLVVARRDGLVPASLTAVESATAKVRRVLPQAIGQRLDALLATAEFTRPARAANSPGTDVLLTLAEAARSRRPVAFAYTAWGGRRSERTLHPYGIVAHSGRWYVTGADSDSGEVRTFRLDRIENATVLPGEFEVPTGFDPGERVLTGLAEVPYRHEVSLRVQGTAEEVSARFPAGIATVQGLPDDGWVRVRLRAERLDWIPGVLARLDHAFVIEQPEALRDQVHALARRLTESADARPAPGQDS encoded by the coding sequence ATGACCCGACCGACCGCCCGCGTGCTGGCGTTGCTGGAGATCCTCCAGTCCGGCGGCACGCGCACCGTCGCCGAGCTGGCCGGGCGGCTCGGCGTGGACGAGCGCACCGTCCGGCGCTACGCCGGGCACCTGATCGACCTGGACGTGCCGGTCCGCTCGGTGCGCGGCCGGTACGGCGGCTACCGGCTCGCGCCCGGCTTCCGGATGCCGCCGCTGATGCTCACCGACGACGAGGCGCTGGCCGTGCTGCTCGGGCTCGTCGTCGCGCGACGGGACGGGCTGGTGCCCGCGTCCTTGACCGCAGTGGAGAGCGCCACCGCGAAGGTGCGGCGGGTGCTGCCCCAGGCGATCGGACAGCGGTTGGACGCGCTGCTCGCCACCGCCGAATTCACCCGCCCGGCCCGCGCCGCGAACAGCCCCGGGACGGACGTGCTGCTCACGCTCGCGGAGGCGGCACGGTCACGCCGTCCCGTCGCTTTCGCTTACACCGCTTGGGGTGGACGGCGGAGCGAGCGGACCCTGCACCCGTACGGGATCGTCGCCCACTCCGGCCGCTGGTATGTCACGGGCGCGGACTCGGACAGCGGCGAGGTGCGCACTTTCCGGCTGGACCGGATCGAGAACGCGACCGTGCTGCCCGGCGAATTCGAGGTCCCCACCGGATTCGACCCGGGCGAGCGGGTGCTGACCGGGCTCGCCGAGGTGCCCTACCGGCACGAGGTTTCGCTGCGCGTCCAAGGAACAGCGGAGGAAGTCTCGGCCCGGTTTCCCGCCGGAATCGCCACGGTGCAAGGACTTCCGGACGACGGCTGGGTACGGGTCCGGCTGCGGGCCGAACGATTGGACTGGATCCCCGGCGTGCTCGCGCGGCTGGACCACGCGTTTGTCATCGAGCAGCCGGAAGCCCTGCGTGACCAGGTGCACGCCCTGGCCCGACGGCTCACCGAAAGCGCCGACGCGCGCCCAGCCCCTGGTCAGGACTCGTGA
- a CDS encoding SDR family NAD(P)-dependent oxidoreductase, with protein MTQIAKLTGFTGATALVTGATSGIGRAVAVALATRGAQVIVTGRDAARGEAVVTEIRVSGGKADFLAGDLADAGAVRALARQAAELGGGHVDVLVNNAGVFGGGPTADITAEEIDAVYAVNVRAPFLLVAELAPAMAARGRGSIVNVLTMAARFGIAGMALNGSGKAALELLTKSWAAEFGPSGVRVNAVSPGPTRTEGTALFGEGLDQLAALAPAGRTAAPEEIAAAVAYLASSEASFVHGAILDVDGGRNAT; from the coding sequence ATGACCCAGATTGCGAAATTGACCGGCTTCACCGGTGCCACCGCGCTCGTCACCGGCGCCACGAGCGGCATCGGCCGGGCGGTGGCCGTGGCGCTGGCGACCCGCGGTGCCCAGGTGATCGTCACCGGCCGGGACGCGGCGCGCGGCGAAGCGGTCGTCACCGAGATCCGCGTGTCCGGCGGCAAGGCCGACTTCCTCGCGGGCGACCTCGCGGACGCGGGCGCCGTGCGGGCATTGGCGCGCCAGGCCGCCGAACTCGGGGGCGGGCACGTCGACGTGCTGGTCAACAACGCCGGCGTGTTCGGCGGAGGCCCCACCGCGGACATCACCGCCGAAGAGATCGACGCCGTGTACGCGGTCAACGTCCGGGCGCCGTTCCTCCTGGTCGCCGAACTGGCCCCGGCGATGGCCGCGCGCGGCCGGGGCTCGATCGTCAACGTGCTGACCATGGCCGCCCGGTTCGGGATCGCCGGAATGGCGCTCAACGGCTCGGGCAAGGCGGCGCTGGAACTGCTGACCAAGTCGTGGGCGGCGGAATTCGGTCCCAGCGGCGTCCGCGTCAACGCGGTCAGCCCCGGCCCCACCCGTACTGAGGGCACCGCGCTGTTCGGCGAGGGCCTGGACCAGCTTGCCGCCCTCGCCCCCGCCGGCCGGACGGCGGCACCCGAGGAGATCGCCGCCGCCGTCGCCTACCTCGCGAGCTCGGAGGCGTCCTTCGTGCACGGCGCCATCCTCGACGTCGACGGCGGCCGCAACGCCACGTGA
- a CDS encoding carbon-nitrogen hydrolase family protein has protein sequence MPRIGLCQLTSGDDPEANLKLVRSGVEAAAADGAQAVVFPEATMARFGRPLAPVAQPLDGPWAQAVAAIAAEHEVLVIAGMFTPAEDGRVRNTLLVTGLGHHLGYDKIHLYDAFGFAESDTVAPGAAPLTFEAGGTVFGVATCYDLRFPELFRWLADDGADLVLVPASWGAGEGKRDQWEVLVRARALDSGCWVAACGQADPAATGTEVNPKAPTGIGWSTVADGFGRVVAQLGAAPESVVLDLDPAVAVKARSATGALANRRL, from the coding sequence GTGCCGCGGATCGGGTTGTGCCAGCTCACTTCGGGCGACGATCCGGAGGCCAACCTGAAACTGGTTCGCTCCGGCGTCGAGGCCGCCGCGGCGGACGGCGCGCAGGCGGTGGTGTTCCCGGAGGCGACGATGGCACGGTTCGGCCGCCCGCTCGCCCCGGTCGCGCAGCCGCTCGACGGCCCGTGGGCGCAGGCCGTCGCGGCGATCGCGGCCGAGCACGAGGTGCTGGTGATCGCGGGCATGTTCACCCCGGCCGAGGACGGCCGGGTGCGCAACACGCTGCTGGTCACCGGCCTCGGGCACCACCTCGGCTACGACAAGATCCACCTGTACGACGCGTTCGGCTTCGCCGAGTCCGACACCGTCGCACCGGGCGCCGCGCCGCTGACGTTCGAGGCCGGCGGCACCGTGTTCGGCGTCGCGACCTGTTACGACCTGCGCTTCCCGGAGCTGTTCCGCTGGCTCGCGGACGACGGCGCGGACCTGGTGCTGGTCCCGGCGTCCTGGGGCGCGGGCGAGGGCAAGCGCGACCAGTGGGAGGTGCTCGTCCGCGCCCGCGCGCTCGACTCCGGCTGCTGGGTCGCGGCCTGCGGCCAGGCCGACCCGGCGGCCACCGGGACCGAGGTCAACCCGAAGGCCCCCACCGGCATCGGCTGGTCGACGGTGGCCGACGGCTTCGGCCGCGTGGTCGCCCAGCTGGGGGCGGCACCGGAGAGCGTGGTGCTCGACCTCGACCCGGCCGTCGCGGTGAAGGCCCGGTCGGCCACGGGCGCGCTGGCGAACCGGCGGCTCTAG
- the hisD gene encoding histidinol dehydrogenase → MLNRTDLRGQVPTAAELRAALPRAEYDVDAALHHVRPVVEAVRDRGVAAVLEYTEQFDKVRPATVRVPAAELAKALEELDPEVRAALEESIKRARKVHSDQRRHDVTTKVVEGGTVTERWVPVDRVGLYAPGGLAVYPSTVVMNVVPAQLAGVRSLVLCSPPQAAFGGLPHPTILAAAALLGVDEVWAVGGAQAVALVAYGGTDTDGAELAPVDIVTGPGNIYLTAAKRIVRGVIGIDSEAGPTEIAILADETADPVHVAADLISQAEHDPLAASVLVTTSEELADAVEKELAGRVAATKHAERVGEALGGRQSGVILVSTVDDGLRVVDAYAAEHLEIQTANAREVAARVRNAGAVFVGAYAPVSLGDYCAGSNHVLPTGGFARHSSGLSVQSFLKGIHVVDYTEDALREVAGRVVALANAEDLPAHGEAVTARFEGEAR, encoded by the coding sequence ATGTTGAACCGCACCGACCTGCGAGGGCAGGTCCCGACCGCCGCCGAACTGCGTGCCGCGCTGCCACGCGCCGAATACGACGTGGACGCGGCGCTGCATCACGTGCGGCCGGTGGTCGAGGCGGTGCGCGACCGCGGGGTGGCGGCCGTCCTCGAGTACACCGAGCAGTTCGACAAGGTCCGGCCGGCCACCGTGCGCGTGCCGGCCGCCGAGCTGGCCAAGGCGCTCGAGGAGCTCGACCCCGAGGTGCGCGCCGCGCTCGAGGAGTCGATCAAGCGCGCCCGCAAGGTGCACTCCGACCAGCGCCGCCACGACGTGACCACGAAGGTCGTCGAGGGCGGCACGGTCACCGAGCGCTGGGTGCCGGTCGACCGCGTCGGGCTGTACGCGCCGGGCGGGCTGGCCGTGTACCCGTCCACAGTGGTGATGAACGTGGTCCCGGCGCAGCTCGCGGGCGTCCGCTCGCTGGTGCTGTGCTCGCCCCCGCAGGCGGCCTTCGGCGGCCTGCCGCACCCGACCATCCTGGCCGCCGCCGCGCTGCTGGGCGTCGACGAGGTGTGGGCCGTGGGCGGCGCGCAGGCCGTCGCGCTGGTCGCGTACGGCGGCACGGACACCGATGGCGCGGAGCTCGCGCCGGTCGACATCGTCACCGGGCCAGGCAACATCTACCTGACCGCGGCGAAGCGCATCGTCCGCGGCGTGATCGGCATCGACTCCGAGGCCGGGCCGACCGAGATCGCCATCCTCGCGGACGAGACGGCCGACCCGGTGCACGTCGCGGCCGACCTGATCAGCCAGGCGGAGCACGACCCGCTGGCGGCCAGCGTGCTCGTCACCACGTCGGAGGAGCTGGCCGACGCCGTCGAAAAGGAGCTGGCCGGCCGCGTCGCCGCCACCAAGCACGCCGAGCGTGTGGGGGAGGCGCTGGGCGGCCGGCAGTCCGGCGTCATCCTGGTGTCCACTGTGGACGACGGGTTGCGGGTGGTCGACGCATACGCGGCCGAGCACCTGGAGATCCAGACGGCGAACGCGCGGGAGGTCGCCGCGCGGGTACGCAATGCCGGAGCGGTGTTCGTCGGGGCGTACGCGCCGGTTTCGCTCGGCGACTACTGCGCCGGCTCCAACCACGTGCTGCCCACCGGCGGGTTCGCCCGGCACTCTTCGGGGCTGTCCGTGCAGAGCTTCCTCAAGGGCATCCACGTCGTGGACTACACGGAGGACGCCCTGCGCGAGGTGGCCGGCCGCGTGGTCGCGCTGGCCAACGCCGAAGACCTGCCCGCGCACGGTGAAGCCGTCACCGCCCGGTTCGAGGGGGAGGCCCGATGA
- a CDS encoding histidinol-phosphate transaminase, with the protein MTDDTDTTDMTEAIPGADVTLDALPLREDLRGKSPYGAPQLDVPVRLNTNENPYPPPDELVADVAEAVRAEAASLHRYPDRDAVALRTDLADYLTVSTRVVLGEANVWAANGSNEILQQILQAFGGPGRSALGFEPSYSMHPIIASGTRTEWVPVPRRPDFSMDTARAADLVRERRPDIVFVTSPNNPTGGSIPLTELRAVLDAAPGIVVVDEAYAEFSSQPSAVELIAQYPAKLIVSRTMSKAFAFAGGRLGYLAAAPAIVDALQLVRLPYHLSKLTQAAARAALRHADATLATVHKLAAERDRVVESLLGLGFTPVPSDANFVLFGQFADAPASWQSYVDLGVLIRDVGIEGHLRVTIGTPEENDAFLEASKEVPR; encoded by the coding sequence ATGACCGACGACACTGACACGACCGACATGACCGAAGCGATCCCGGGGGCCGACGTCACGCTCGACGCCTTGCCGCTGCGGGAAGACTTGCGTGGCAAGAGCCCGTACGGCGCGCCGCAGCTCGATGTGCCCGTCCGGCTCAACACCAACGAAAACCCGTACCCGCCGCCGGACGAGCTGGTGGCCGACGTCGCCGAGGCCGTGCGCGCCGAGGCCGCCTCGCTGCACCGCTACCCGGACCGCGACGCGGTGGCGCTGCGCACGGACCTGGCCGACTACCTCACCGTGTCCACGCGCGTGGTGCTGGGCGAGGCGAACGTCTGGGCGGCCAACGGGTCCAACGAGATCCTGCAGCAGATCCTGCAGGCGTTCGGCGGGCCCGGCCGCAGCGCGCTCGGCTTCGAGCCGTCGTACTCGATGCACCCGATCATCGCGTCGGGCACCCGGACCGAGTGGGTGCCGGTGCCGCGCCGGCCCGATTTCTCGATGGACACGGCGCGGGCGGCCGATCTGGTCCGCGAGCGGCGGCCGGACATCGTGTTCGTGACCAGCCCGAACAACCCGACCGGCGGCTCGATCCCGCTGACCGAGCTGCGCGCGGTGCTGGACGCGGCGCCGGGCATCGTCGTGGTGGACGAGGCGTACGCGGAGTTCTCCTCGCAGCCCAGCGCGGTCGAGCTGATCGCGCAGTACCCGGCGAAGCTGATCGTCTCGCGCACGATGAGCAAGGCCTTCGCCTTCGCCGGCGGCCGCCTCGGCTACCTCGCGGCCGCGCCGGCGATCGTCGACGCGCTGCAGCTCGTACGGCTGCCGTACCACCTGTCGAAGCTCACGCAGGCGGCCGCGCGCGCCGCCCTGCGTCACGCCGATGCCACGCTGGCCACCGTGCACAAACTGGCGGCGGAGCGCGACCGCGTGGTGGAGTCGTTGCTGGGACTCGGTTTCACGCCGGTGCCGAGCGACGCCAACTTCGTCCTCTTCGGGCAGTTCGCGGACGCCCCGGCGAGCTGGCAGTCCTATGTGGACCTCGGCGTGCTGATCCGGGACGTCGGCATCGAAGGCCACCTGCGGGTCACCATCGGCACCCCGGAAGAAAACGACGCCTTCCTCGAGGCCAGTAAGGAAGTACCACGATGA
- the hisB gene encoding imidazoleglycerol-phosphate dehydratase HisB, translating to MSRVGKVERTTKESSILVQLDLDGTGQVEIATGVPFYDHMLTAFGVHGSLDLKVEAAGDVHIDAHHTVEDTAIVLGQAIRQALGDKSGIRRFGDAWIPMDETLAHAAIDVSGRPYCVHVGEPEQFNTFTIGGNYPFVLTRHVFDSLSFHAQLALHVRVIHGRDPHHIAEAQYKAVARALRAATEPDPRAGGIPSTKGVL from the coding sequence ATGAGCCGAGTAGGCAAGGTGGAGCGGACCACCAAGGAGTCGTCCATCCTGGTCCAGCTGGACCTCGACGGCACGGGCCAGGTCGAGATCGCCACCGGCGTGCCGTTCTACGACCACATGCTCACCGCGTTCGGCGTGCACGGCTCGCTGGACCTCAAGGTGGAAGCGGCCGGCGACGTCCACATCGACGCCCACCACACCGTCGAGGACACCGCGATCGTGCTCGGCCAGGCGATCCGCCAGGCGCTGGGCGACAAGAGCGGCATCCGCCGGTTCGGCGACGCCTGGATCCCGATGGACGAGACGCTGGCCCACGCCGCGATCGACGTCTCGGGCCGCCCGTACTGCGTGCACGTGGGCGAGCCGGAGCAGTTCAACACCTTCACCATCGGCGGCAATTACCCGTTTGTGCTGACCCGGCACGTGTTCGACTCGCTGTCGTTCCACGCGCAGCTGGCTTTGCACGTGCGCGTGATCCACGGCCGCGATCCGCACCACATCGCGGAGGCGCAGTACAAGGCCGTCGCCAGGGCCCTGCGCGCGGCCACGGAGCCGGACCCGCGCGCGGGCGGCATCCCGTCGACCAAGGGCGTGCTCTAG
- a CDS encoding MBL fold metallo-hydrolase: protein MAFTVTVLGSATPYPRPDNPCSGYLIRHGATKIWLDAGPGTLAALQEHTAPDELDAVWVSHLHADHVADLLPAVYALLFADLPPRKPIPLYGPPGTAARLSAFLSNTGRAPIEQAFAVHELHDGHRARVGDLELTSVAVAHGFPAFGLRATDGTRTLAYSGDTGPCDALAKLADGADLFLCEADSDEPSTVHLTPAEAGRAATGAARLLLTHVGHTITARDAVTRAAEHFPGPVAYAAPRAVFGV from the coding sequence ATGGCCTTCACCGTGACGGTACTGGGCAGCGCGACCCCGTACCCCCGCCCGGACAATCCCTGCTCCGGCTACCTGATCCGGCACGGGGCCACGAAGATCTGGCTCGACGCCGGCCCCGGCACGCTCGCCGCGCTGCAGGAGCACACCGCGCCCGACGAGCTGGACGCGGTCTGGGTCTCGCACCTGCACGCCGACCACGTCGCCGACCTGCTGCCGGCCGTGTACGCGCTGCTGTTCGCGGACCTGCCGCCGCGCAAGCCGATCCCGCTCTACGGCCCGCCGGGCACGGCCGCCCGGCTTTCGGCGTTCCTCAGCAACACCGGGCGCGCGCCGATCGAGCAGGCCTTCGCCGTGCACGAGCTGCATGACGGCCATCGCGCGCGGGTCGGCGACCTCGAGCTGACGTCGGTGGCCGTCGCCCACGGCTTTCCCGCGTTCGGCCTCCGCGCGACCGACGGCACCCGGACGCTGGCCTACTCCGGCGACACCGGACCGTGCGACGCGCTGGCGAAGCTGGCCGACGGCGCGGACCTGTTCCTGTGCGAGGCCGACAGCGACGAGCCGTCCACTGTGCACCTCACCCCCGCCGAGGCGGGCCGCGCGGCCACCGGGGCGGCGCGGCTGCTGCTCACGCACGTGGGCCACACCATCACCGCGCGCGACGCCGTGACCCGGGCCGCGGAGCACTTCCCCGGCCCGGTGGCGTACGCGGCGCCGCGCGCGGTGTTCGGCGTCTAG
- a CDS encoding MMPL family transporter: MATFLYRLGRLSFRRRALVTAVWAAVLVALGVGALTLSGQLSDSVTIPGTESQQAIDRLAEKFPQASAGGATARVVIAAPPGHTVTDPAGRAAVESVVSHLKAAPKVASVVDPFQAKSVSPDGQVALAQASYTVKGFELTDSDRQALLDSGNSVKQSGYEVEFGGDAAQAMPATGATEGLGVAVAAVVLIITFGSLLAAGIPLLTALIGVGIGFAGITLASGFLELNSNTPILALMIGLAVGIDYALFIVSRYRHELSLGREPEEAAGRAAGTAGSAVVFAGLTVIIALAGLTVVGIPFLGQMGIAAAVTVAVAVLIALTLLPAVLGFAGSRLLGNRIRLRRKPSTQTHGERWARFVARHRVPVLLASLAGLVVVALPALGMQLGLPNDSSAAPESTQHKAYELVSKGFGEGANGPLLVVIDTGANHSPEALKQAVAGISTLPDVAAVTPPNVNASGDTALLSVIPKSGPSSKQTEDLVAAIRAQSGPLHETTGASLAVTGQTAANIDVSQKLSDAMLPYLALIVGLAFILLMLVFRSVVVPLKATLGFLGSVAATFGAVVAVFQWGWLKDLLGVASTGPIMSMLPILLIGVLFGLAMDYQVFLVTRMREEHVHGADPQEAMVTGFRHGARVVVAAALIMISVFAGFVLAESTLIQSIGFALAFGVLVDAFVVRMTIVPAVMSLLGRGAWWLPRWLDRILPNVDVEGEGLTKKLDTPDDHQLTNA; the protein is encoded by the coding sequence GTGGCGACTTTCCTCTACCGGCTCGGCCGGTTGTCGTTCCGGCGGCGAGCCCTCGTCACGGCCGTGTGGGCGGCCGTGCTCGTGGCGCTCGGCGTCGGCGCGCTGACCCTGTCCGGCCAGCTGTCCGACTCGGTGACGATCCCGGGCACGGAGTCCCAGCAGGCCATCGACCGGCTGGCGGAGAAGTTTCCGCAGGCCTCGGCGGGTGGCGCGACTGCGCGGGTGGTGATCGCCGCGCCGCCGGGCCACACCGTCACCGACCCGGCGGGCCGGGCCGCCGTCGAGTCCGTGGTCTCGCACCTCAAGGCCGCGCCGAAGGTCGCGTCCGTGGTCGACCCGTTCCAGGCCAAGTCCGTCTCGCCCGACGGCCAGGTCGCGCTCGCCCAGGCGAGCTACACCGTCAAGGGCTTCGAGCTGACCGACAGTGACCGCCAGGCGCTGCTCGACAGCGGCAACAGCGTCAAGCAGAGCGGTTACGAGGTCGAGTTCGGCGGCGACGCGGCGCAGGCCATGCCCGCGACCGGCGCGACCGAAGGCCTCGGCGTCGCCGTGGCGGCCGTCGTCCTGATCATCACGTTCGGGTCACTGCTGGCCGCGGGCATTCCGCTGCTCACCGCGCTGATCGGCGTCGGCATCGGCTTCGCGGGCATCACGCTCGCCTCCGGCTTCCTGGAGCTGAACTCCAACACCCCGATCCTCGCGCTGATGATCGGCCTCGCCGTGGGCATCGACTACGCGCTCTTCATCGTCTCGCGCTACCGGCACGAGCTGAGCCTCGGCCGAGAACCCGAGGAGGCGGCCGGACGCGCGGCCGGCACCGCCGGGTCCGCGGTGGTGTTCGCCGGGCTCACCGTGATCATCGCGCTGGCCGGGCTGACCGTGGTCGGCATCCCGTTCCTGGGCCAGATGGGCATTGCCGCGGCGGTGACCGTCGCGGTGGCCGTGCTGATCGCGTTGACGCTGCTGCCCGCGGTGCTCGGCTTCGCCGGCTCACGTCTGCTCGGCAACCGGATTCGCTTGCGCCGCAAGCCTTCCACACAGACCCACGGCGAGCGCTGGGCCCGGTTCGTCGCCCGGCACCGCGTGCCCGTGCTGCTCGCGTCGCTGGCCGGCCTCGTGGTCGTCGCGCTGCCCGCGCTGGGCATGCAGCTGGGCCTGCCGAACGACAGCTCCGCCGCGCCGGAATCGACGCAGCACAAGGCCTACGAGCTGGTCAGCAAGGGCTTCGGCGAGGGCGCGAACGGCCCGCTGCTGGTGGTGATCGACACCGGCGCGAACCACAGCCCCGAGGCGCTCAAGCAGGCCGTCGCCGGGATCAGCACCCTGCCGGACGTCGCCGCCGTGACGCCGCCGAACGTGAACGCCTCCGGGGACACCGCGCTGCTGAGCGTGATCCCGAAGAGCGGGCCGAGCAGCAAGCAGACCGAGGACCTGGTCGCGGCGATCCGGGCGCAGTCCGGGCCGCTGCACGAGACGACCGGCGCGAGCCTCGCCGTCACCGGCCAGACCGCCGCGAACATCGACGTCTCGCAGAAGCTCTCCGACGCGATGCTGCCCTACCTCGCGCTGATCGTCGGGCTCGCGTTCATCCTGCTGATGCTGGTGTTCCGCTCGGTCGTGGTGCCGCTGAAGGCGACGCTCGGCTTCCTCGGCTCCGTGGCGGCGACGTTCGGCGCGGTGGTCGCGGTGTTCCAGTGGGGCTGGCTGAAGGACCTGCTCGGCGTCGCCTCGACCGGGCCGATCATGAGCATGCTGCCGATCCTGCTGATCGGCGTCCTGTTCGGACTCGCGATGGACTACCAGGTGTTCCTGGTGACGCGGATGCGCGAGGAGCACGTGCACGGCGCCGACCCGCAGGAGGCCATGGTCACCGGCTTCCGGCACGGCGCGCGGGTGGTCGTGGCGGCGGCGCTGATCATGATCAGCGTGTTCGCCGGCTTCGTGCTGGCCGAGTCGACGCTGATCCAGTCGATCGGGTTCGCGCTCGCCTTCGGGGTGCTGGTCGACGCCTTCGTGGTCCGGATGACGATCGTGCCCGCGGTGATGTCGCTGCTCGGCCGGGGCGCCTGGTGGCTGCCGCGGTGGCTCGACCGGATCCTGCCGAACGTCGACGTGGAGGGCGAGGGCCTGACCAAGAAGCTCGACACGCCCGACGACCACCAGCTCACCAACGCCTGA
- a CDS encoding TetR/AcrR family transcriptional regulator, which translates to MTTAVPAEDTRTRLLGTALRLFAEHGVEGTSLQMIADALGVTKAAVYYHFKTKAEITEAVAEPGIRELDVLVVEAAKQRRRGAQIDQLLDGFVDLVVRHRVLVALFSSDPGINRAIEKSAHGMEGFGNALIAILAGPDPDVSARVTAMVALTGIALAGGAPDLAELDDETLRRELVDVGRRLMGRPRRH; encoded by the coding sequence ATGACGACCGCCGTCCCGGCCGAAGACACGCGCACCCGGCTGCTGGGCACCGCGCTGAGGCTGTTCGCCGAGCACGGCGTGGAGGGCACGTCGCTGCAGATGATCGCCGACGCGCTGGGCGTCACCAAGGCGGCGGTGTACTACCACTTCAAGACCAAGGCCGAGATCACCGAGGCGGTGGCCGAGCCCGGTATCCGCGAGCTGGACGTGCTGGTGGTCGAGGCCGCGAAGCAGCGCCGCCGCGGCGCCCAGATCGATCAGCTGCTCGACGGTTTCGTGGACCTGGTGGTGCGCCACCGCGTGCTGGTCGCGCTGTTCTCCAGCGACCCGGGCATCAACCGCGCGATCGAGAAGTCGGCCCACGGCATGGAGGGCTTCGGCAACGCCCTGATCGCCATCCTGGCCGGCCCGGACCCGGACGTCTCGGCCCGCGTGACCGCCATGGTCGCCCTCACCGGAATCGCCCTGGCCGGCGGCGCCCCCGACCTGGCCGAACTCGACGACGAAACGCTGCGCCGCGAACTGGTCGACGTGGGCCGCCGCCTGATGGGCCGCCCGCGGCGCCACTGA